In Lolium perenne isolate Kyuss_39 chromosome 5, Kyuss_2.0, whole genome shotgun sequence, the sequence aggtggagccgagggtttcgtgatgtacaagttacaaagttcgggagggtttctgaacccgtcccgtaataattacaagtcgatattcctaatacaattctgtcTTTCCAAACTATTTCTGACTGGGCCTCtaagcttcataaacttcgggtcgtgggccttcagtaaaccccgggtaccttcttcggcaggcccgttggggatgcctatgtcacccggcCCTTCTGCCTCCTTCCCCTTTGATCCCCCATCCTGTGCATTTGGACCATTTTGATTTGATGCCTCCGCTGTTTGCTGAACTACACTAGGTGCCGCAGCAGACACCACTGTAGCGTTGTTTGGAACATGTGCAACCTTCCCTCCAATAGGTTCAGTTGGCTTCTGAGCCGCCGTCACTGTCTCCACAACTGCCTGTACTGTTTTCTGCAATAAATTCGCGTCTATAGCACCTCTAGCTGGAGCATTGTGTTCAATGGGACGAAATCGTTGCTAATATCCCCCGCGGCCTGCATTGTTCGAGCGTTGATGAGAGTATAGTGCATGTGATAGTCTCCCTGAAACTGTGCATTGTCTCCCCGGGTATCCTCGCGATATCCATGGCCGCCATCCATGCCAGCGGATCCACTGGCTTCACCCTGTGTGAAGTTCCGAACAAAACCAGCTCCCTGGATGCCACGACCGCTGCCAACGCCACGGCCTGCGCCAAAACCTTGACCGGCGCCGTATCCCTGGCCAGCACCATACCCGTATCCGCCGCGACCCCCACGCGTCCGCGTGCATTCACACCGCGGCTAGGACCGAAACCTCCACGAGGCTGGTAGCCACCACGCCCCGCATTGAAACCTCCGCGTCCAGGGTTGAAGCCGCCCTGCCCGCCGTTGCCGTTCATCTGAATGGATGAACGCCGCTGCCGCCGTACCACAGCTTCACCGGAGTCGAACTTTTTCCAGGCTAACCCTAAGAGATTTCGGAAAGCGTGTCCAGCGACGCGATCACCGACTTTAGCCTGGTTCGGTTGCCGATCTCCAGCGATGTTAGTCGAAACCAGTTTTTGCATCCGATTTTTTGGGCCCCAACGAGCCCTAATCATGTGCATATCGGCCCGCTTCCTGGCAGAGCCCACCTCCAAGGGATTCGAAATTTCCCGAATTAACGGATCAGGAGACGTACTGTCGATCGCCGGCGACCAACGACTCCGGCGTACGACGGTCCACCCGTCCAATCCATCGTCTTTGAAGACAGATGGTTCAAGCACAGGCAGTGCCTTGAACTTTGATTTACCCTGAGACCTGCCCAACGACAGAGTTGCCTATGACGACGTACTTACCGCCGTCGAGAGCTCCAGCGCCGCCAATGCCTCCCTTCTCTGATTCTTCTGCCTGCTGATCCTCTTACGCATCCTCAGCGCCAGCTCCGGCGAGCGCTCCGACAGGTCGCGTCCACTTACCGAACGTGGTGTGAGACAGAGGTACCTCACAGACATGTTCCCCCCGGGCGACGAAGTCATCTCCGCCTCGCCTCCTTCCTTGTCGTCCGATGACTGTAACACCCAGAAACGGCCATATAGTGACCGCTCCGACGAGTAGCAGCCATCTCCTTCCTTCTAGATCTTCACCGGCGGCGGGGTGACGGCGACGCCATCCGAGTCGCCAGTCGCCTCCTCGCCAACGGTCATATCCGAGACACATAATTGTGCTCTCATAACCATGATTCCAAAGAAACAGAAGGCGATGGAGATTGGGGACTACCGGCCTATAAGCCTAGTGCATAGCTTCTCTAAGTTGTTCCCGAAGATCATAGCGAATCGGCTGAAGCCAAGGCTAGCGGAGATTGTTAGTATTAACCAATCTATATTCGTGAGAGGCAGAAGCTTACACGATAATTTTGTGTTGGTGCGGCAAGTTGCAAGGAGGATTAATCAGAGGCGGAATACAGGTGTGCTGCTCAAACGTGACATCTCCCGGGCTTTTGGCTGCATCTCCTGGGCCTTCCTTACGGAAGTTTTGCGCCATCTGGGGTTTGGCACCCTTTTTTCAAATGGGTTGGACTCTTACTGTATACGGCGCTCACGAGAATCACTGTCAACAGAGTGCCTGGAGCGAGGATTAAGCATGGCCGTGGTCTGCGGCAGGGGGATCCCACCTCGCCGTCGTCGCTGATGCTTTACGTGATTGGAATGGAGGTGCTCACACTGATTGTGAAGAAGGCGGTGACTCAGCAGATTTTGTCAGGCTTGGAAGGCATCACGCCACTGCAGAGAGTGTCGATTTATGCGGGTGATGTGGTTCTCATTTTCAAGGTAGAGGAGCAGGAGCTGGTGATTCATCATATCTTGAGCTTGTTTGGTGGGCTTTAGGCCTGAAGGTGAATTACAGGAAAACGACTGCTGTATCAGAGGGTCTGAGCTGAACAGGGATAGAGTGCATTAGCTTTTGCAGTGTGAGATTGTGGAGTTCCTGATCAAGTATGGCCTGGCTCTGAGTGAGATGGGATAGAGTGCATAAGCCAACTTGTTTTGGGGTCTAGGTGTGAAGGATTTGCATCTGCATGGCCTGGCTCTGAGTGAGATGGGAGTGGCTAAAGCGCACTGATCCCCTCAGGCTTCGGCCTCCAAAGGGAGAGCATCAGGTAATAATCCAATGTAAAATATTGAGAATATACATCATCAAGCACGACGTCATCGCCGCCATTCTCCATTTGTCACATCTCCGGGATGGATGTGCTAGCCTGGTCAATTCCGCCAACATCATTCTCATCCCGAAGAAATCTGAAGCGGTGACGGTGGGAGATTACAGACCCATAAGTCTCATACACAGCCTTTCGAAGATTTTCTCCAAGCTTTTGGCTAACCGGCTAGCACCGATTCTCCCGGACATCGTCTCCAAGTGCCAGAGTGCTTTTGTCAAGAAACGCAGTATCCACGACAACTTTCTTCACGTCCAGAACCTCATCAAGGAGCTTCACTCTTCCAAGACGCCGAGCCTCTTCCTGAAGTTAGATATCTCCAAGGCTTTCGACTCCGTTGGCTGGGCTTACCTTCTGGAGGTCCTTGCGGCTCTGGGGTTTGGCCAAATTTGGAGGAATTGGGTATGCCTGTCTTTATCCTCTGCCACATCCAGGGTGCTTCTTAACGGCGAGCCCGACACCCCCTTCTGGCACGCCCGGGGTCTTCGTCAGGGGGATCCGCTATCCCCCATGCTCTTCATCCTGGCAATCGACCCTCTTCAGCGCATCCTCTCCCTTGCCACTCAACAGGGCATCCTCACTCCTATTCGCTCCAGGGTCACAAGTTGCCGGATTTCCCTATACGCTGATGATGCTGGGATCTTTGTGAACCCCCGCAAGGACGACCTCACTGCCATCTCCTCTATCCTAGACTGCTTCGGAAAAGCTAGTGGGCTTGTCACCAAGATGACGAAGACGGAAATCTTCCCGGTGCGCTGTGCGGACATTGACCTGCTAGACATCCTCACTGACTTCCCGGCTAAACTGGCCAGTTTCCCTGGAAAATACCTTGGCCTACCTCTCCACTTTCGATGCCTCCGAAAGGTCGACCTGCAGCCTCTGATCGACAAGATTGCCGGAAAGTTGCCGGGATGGATGGGCAAGAACTTAGCGCGGCCAGGAAGAGTCATCCTTGCTAATACGGTCCTCATGGTTACCGGTATATACCACGCTATAGTCATCCCGCTGCCTAAATGGGCTAGAGACAGGATCAACAAGATTGCCAGGACCTTCGTCTGGGCGGGGGACGAGGGAGAACATGCGGCTCAAGGGAAAGCCCTCATGAATTGGAAAACAGTGTGCAGACCGAAGACTCTAGGGGGCTTGGGAATGCCGGATATTGAAAGATCTGGAAGAGCTTTAAGGCTCCGCTGGCCTTGGCTCCAATGGACTGACCCTGAGCGTACGTGGGCGGGATCAAAGCTTCCCTGTGACGAGACTGACATGGCGCTTTTCAGGGCCTCCACCAAGATCACTATTGGCAACGGAAAGCTTACCTCCTTCTGGCACGACAACTGGTGTGGACGGGGCCCCCTTTCGACTTGGGCGCCTGACCTATTCAAGATCGCCTCTAGGAAACGCACGGTTGCCAAAGAGTTGAGCGACAACAACTGGATCCGCTCCGTCACCAGGATAAACACACCCACGCAGCTGGCGCAATATTTGGAGCTTTGGGACATCATCCAAGCCGTCAACCTGGCCCCTGAGCAACCAGACTCCATTTTATGGACTCTCACTACCGACTCGACTTACAGTGCCAACTCGGCTTACAAGGCTCAGTTCTTCGGTGGTCAGGCTAGATTTCTCGCAACAAAGATATGGGCTGCTCACGCCGAACCGAAGTGCAAGCTTTTTGGATGGATTGCCATGCACGGAAAGCTGCTAACTGCAGATATGCTCGCCATTAGGGGCTGGCCACATGAACCACTATGTCCTTTATGTCTACATTGGCCCGAGATGGCCAACCACCTTTGCAAAGATTGCCCCTTCACTATAGCCAtttggaaccggatgaagacctggGACAACGATGACAACCCTGATAATCGTCACGTCCACCAATCCATCACTGAGTGGTGGGATGACTTGATCTCTGGAAAGGCTTCAAAGGAACAAAAACGCATCAGCGGCCGGTTCCTATATGTTCTTTGGAATGCTTGGAAGGAACGAAACAGACGCATTTTCACTCAAAGGAAGACGTCCTCCAGAGGGATCGTGCCATCAACGGCTTCGGGCCGGCCATACTGGCCGAACCTGACTGACCTTTttccctctttttttttctttgcgtGGTTTTCTAGGGCATATTCCCACCTCAATCTAAATATGCCCTCTCATGTACAGTTTGGTCGGTTTTTTCCTCCTTCTTAATGAAAAGGcagtgctcctgccggttgctccaaaaaaaatattgaaaatatgaaggttgaacTTAAGAAAACATGAGTGTAAAATACGATCACTTCGATGTGCTAATTCTGGAAACATACAAACACTTGCGTCGAGAGAGCGACAAGCTGGAAGATAGCGTCTTGCCGTGCCGGGTATCAATCCCCCGCACATTCcagactactccctccgttcctttttaattgactcgaatttagtacaaacttgtactaaattcgagtcaattaaaaaagaacggagggagtaaaagACAAAGAAACAACCCTGAAATTTTAGATGAGCAAGCACTGAACAGAAGACACACTGGCATCCTCGGCTTCGCCTCCAAGGGAGAGCATCAAGTTGCCACCCAAACAACGCTAAGACAGCAACCAGCCTGTCGTCGCTCAAAGAGTCGTCCAAGAGCGCGAGGGCATATTTAGATTGAGGTGGGAATATGCCCTAGAAAACCacgcaaagaaaaaaaaaagagggaaAAAGGTCAGTCAGGTTCGGCCAGTATGGCCGGCCCGAAGCCGTTGATGGCACGATCCCTCTGGAGGACGTCTTCCTTTGAGTGAAAATGCGTCTGTTTCGCTCCCCGATCAAAAGGCAACAAAGGGCCCTTATTCCTCAACAAAGGAAGCAATTGTGCGTCGAATACTTGAATGTGCGTGCTCGATTCAGAGGCAGCCGCTGCAGCAGATACTCCTGAGCCAGCCTCAGCAGGTCGCACTCCGCGTTCCAGCTCTGCTCAGGTGATTCTGGGGGAAAGCCCGATCACACTTGTTGGCTAGCCAGGTGTGGCCCGAGCGACAGGGAGCTGTCGATGGCCCATGAGCAGGTTGCAGACCCCCAAACTTCAGCCATAAAAAGTATGGTGGCAACACAAGAAAAATAAGTGCGTTGGTTGATATCTTAAGATTCAGAGCGCAGAACACAAACACTCACGAGTCTACTTTATCTATTTATATGGATACCACAGGAGCTGATATTCTATCTCCTAGAAGAAGCAAAAGACAGTAACAACTGACAGAAATACATCCTCACTTTCTGCAAGACAACAGCAGATATATATTGCATAACTCAGGTAATGCATCTTAAAGATTGATATGATATCCATCAATATTGGGTGAAATAGTACTCCCAATGAGGAAAATGAGCAGAAATACGTTTTAAACCATGACAAATCACACAACACTCTTTTCAAAGAGTCGCAATCTCTTGTTGTTCAGGAATCACTGATTCCATGGTACAATCAAGCATGATTATTAAGAGTTTCAATCTGAACATCCAGAAGTTGCTAATAAAATGAGCACCTTCTACCGCAATGGCAGTGGGTCATGGTTCTTGCTGAAGACACCTGGGTTCGCCAATCAAACAAGCGCTGGGATAGAGGCATCAGCATCCTCCGCTTCAACAACGCCCCCATCATTGTCCAAACGAGCAGGAAGTTCGAGCGCCGATGGGCCTGATAAATCACATAATTATAGAAAGTGTGAACCTTTTGCAGGAATGATATGATACTATAAATTACTCAAAATAGTTTGTTAAGCTAAATTAAACAGATAGCTAACACATCTACCAATTTCATCGATCAGGCATAGCGAAAAAGATAACACGGGAGCTGATATTCGTGTGTGTGTGTTCGTGATATTCTCATGTAATTGATCCGTGGGCGAATTCCAACACGGAAGAAAATACACAGTAGCACAAGAGCTGATATTATATCTCCTAGAAGAAGAAGACACTAGCAAACTAGCAACTAACATAAATACATCCTCACTTTTCTGTGAAAAACAGCAGATATAGAATTTATAAATCAGGTAATGGATCCTCAAGATTGATATGATATGCTAATTTTTTTTTGATATGATATCCATCAATATTGGGTGAAATAATACTCCAATGATGAAAATGAGCAGAAATATGGTGCAAACCATGACAAATAACATACCACTCTTTTCAAATAGAGTCGCAATCTCTTGTTGTTATGGAATCACCATATTCCATGGTACAATCAAGCATGATTATTAAGAGTTTCAATCTGAACATTCAGAAGTTGCTAATAAAAAGGATGACCTACTAGCATGGGTCATGGTTCCGCTAGAGTTACCTGAGTTCGAGTCATCAGGTATAGAGGCATCACCATCCTCCGCTTCAACAGCGCCCCCATCATTGTCCAAAGGAGCAGGAAGTTGGAGCGCCGATGGGCCTGATAAATCACATAGTTTTACAAAGTGTGAACGTTCGCAATGATATGGTACTATAAATTACTCAAAATATTATGCTAAGCTAAATTAAAGCAGATAAAGAGCACAACTACCAATTTCATCGATCAGCCATAGTGAAAAAGGTAGCAAATGAAGCCGTTAATAAAACACTTCAAAGCATTGTAAACATAATCTAGCTACTCCGGGATTCAGGCCACTCACATGTGTAATAATAATGTAAAATTGGTATGCACTTACCGCCGGTATAGAAATTTGCGTATGGGTAATAGGCGTTCTCCAAGAAGTCTGCACCAATCTCCTTGTACCGCATGGAGTCGAGTTGAACAACGTACAGATAGTCTTCTTTTCTTCCATAATGCACCGACACAACAATGGCACCGGCCTCCTCGGTGTACCCTGTAATGTATGTCTGCCCCGCCTCCATCTCCATCGAAGATGGGTAGCCAAGGATTTTGTCCATCTCGACGACCTTCCGCATCACCCAAGTGGTAGAACCATGAGAACCCACCTTGCGGTTATACATCCGGAGAGTCGGGTAGGACAGAACGGCGAGGCCGATGCCGCCGTCCTCTGTCCGGATGATCCGGCTGCAGCCGATGTTGATGTCGGCGACGGGAGGCCGGTTGATCACGGCTAGCTGCTGGCTACCCAAATCAAAGTGGAGTATGCAGCCGTGAGGCTCAGTTAGCCACCAGTAGAGCCCATTGCCGGCGAGGGTGCATGGGAGTCGGCCGACGCGGCATGGTTTTGGGTGCTCCGGCGTCGATACGAGGTCGCCCCACACGCCGGTCTCAGAGGAGTAGATGCGTGCGGAGAGGTCTCCGTCACGGCCTTTGCCCCAGACGCCCACCAGCACCACCCGGAATTTTGTCGAATCTCCTATACCTTCATCCTCGCAGACCACAGCTCCGTTGGTGGTGTGGCGTTTGTTCACGAAGTCCGCCGGGAAGGCCACTTCGCGGCAGTCACCGGAGATTGGGTCGAACACGAGGAGCTCGCGCCGGGTCCGATTGACGatgaggacgcggccgtggcggCACCCAAGCACGGCCCAGTTGTCGGGGTAGCTGTGGTCGGGGTTTACCTTCAGCGAAAACCTCTCGGGCGGGATACGATCTGGAGAGACGAACGCCGGGATGAACCGGAGCGTCCTGGCGTCCTTCTCGTAGACGCCGAGGACGGGAGCGTGGTGGTGGTGGgcacggaggcggcggcggaaggcGGAGGTGACGGCGTGGTTGCGCCAGAGCTTGACGGCGAGGGAGGCGCGGATGATCGAGGACGGCTGTGGTGGGAGGCGGCAAAGGATCTCGCCGACGACGTCCTCGTCGTCGAGCGGCTGCCGAGTTGGGGCGGCGTTGCTCATTTGGATCCAACGGGGAATTTTTTGGGAAAGGAACTCCGGCCGGGAAGACGCGGTATCAGGTGGTTACCTCGTCCGCCGGCAGCTTTGACACGACGGCGCGGCGGGGAGGGGGTCACGCCGGCACGGCAGGGGAGGAGGTCACGCCG encodes:
- the LOC127303307 gene encoding uncharacterized protein yields the protein MSNAAPTRQPLDDEDVVGEILCRLPPQPSSIIRASLAVKLWRNHAVTSAFRRRLRAHHHHAPVLGVYEKDARTLRFIPAFVSPDRIPPERFSLKVNPDHSYPDNWAVLGCRHGRVLIVNRTRRELLVFDPISGDCREVAFPADFVNKRHTTNGAVVCEDEGIGDSTKFRVVLVGVWGKGRDGDLSARIYSSETGVWGDLVSTPEHPKPCRVGRLPCTLAGNGLYWWLTEPHGCILHFDLGSQQLAVINRPPVADINIGCSRIIRTEDGGIGLAVLSYPTLRMYNRKVGSHGSTTWVMRKVVEMDKILGYPSSMEMEAGQTYITGYTEEAGAIVVSVHYGRKEDYLYVVQLDSMRYKEIGADFLENAYYPYANFYTGGPSALQLPAPLDNDGGAVEAEDGDASIPDDSNSEK